A window of Nocardiopsis sp. Huas11 genomic DNA:
GAGCGCCACCTGGGCGCTGATGTCCCGCGTCGTCACCAGGAGGCGGTCGGGCTCGCCAGGCTGCTCGTACAGCGACACCGTGGACTCGGTGTGCCGCCAGGTGCCGTCGGCGGCGCGGACCCGCAGCCGCAGGTGCACCCCCTGCCCCGACCGGTTCCCGAACAGGTCGTTGACCGCCTTGGTCCGCGCGAGGTCCTCGGGGTGGATGAGCGCCGTCACCGGCGCGGCCAGGACGTCGTCGAGCCGGTAACCGAACGCCTCGGCCGTGCCCGGGCTGACGTAGAACACCCCGCCGTCCCGGTCCAGGATGAGGATGACGTCACCGCTGTTGCGGGCCAGCTCGTGGAAGTGCGCCTCGCGGTTGAGGACCATGCGCGCCAGGGTCGCGTTCTCCTCCAGCATGCCCAGCACCCGCAGCAGCAGCACCAGCACCGCCGTGCCCGCCGCCAGCGGCAGGACCGGGGCCACCCCCGGCAGGCGCAGCGCCGCCACGGTGAGCACGATCGACGCCAGACCCAGCGCGCCGACGGCGGCCAGCTCGGGCGCGAACCGGTACAGCCCGCGCCCGGTGATCCGGCGCGGCGCCGAACCCGGCCGGTGCTCCACCAGCCACGGCAGCGCGCCCAGCAGGGCGAAGCCGAGGAACTTCACCGGGTACTCGATGCCCCCGGCCACGGGCGGGCCGGTCAGTCGGCTGACCGCGCCGATCAGGTCGGCTCCGGCGATGACGATGAGCGCCGAGATCGCCAGCAGCACCGCGCGCCGCGTGCTGTGCGGCGACATGAAGACCAGGGGGATCAGCAGGCACAGGACCACGATGTCGGCGACCGGGTAGACCAGGGCGAAGCCGAGCACCCCGGCGCCCTCCCCCAGCTCCCGGTACTGCGGCGCGAACAGCAGCAGCCACACGACGGAGAAGATGGCCGCCGCGCACACGTAGCTGTCGGTGATGTGGCGCACCGCGGTGCGCAGGCCACCCGGCCAGGGGGCGAAGCGCGTGAAGCCCACCACGAACAGCGGCAGGGCCGCCAGCGCGAACAGGTCGCCCAGTGTCAGCGAGAGCACGGAGCTGGAGCCGAAGAGGCGGGTGATGCCGTGGGTGACCCCGCCCGCGGCCCAGGCCAGGGACGCCAGCCCCAGGTTGCCCAGGGCGGCGGGCCCGTCGGCGCCGTCCGCCTGGGCGTCGTGGTCGGCCCCCGTGGCCGCCCACCGGCGCGACGCGTACAGCAGCGACACTCCCGCCAGGCCGGCCGCGAGGGAGGTCGGCCACTCCGCCATGACCGCGGTGACCGTGGACTGCGCCGCCGGCACGAACGTGCCGGCGACGTAGAGCAGGAACAGCGCGCCCAGGGCCGTGGTCCACAGGCGTCGTGCCCTGATCCCCATCACCGACCTCCCAGTGGGTCTGCGGCGGCTCGGGGCCGCGCTCTCTCCGTGGACATGGGGAACCCATCCGGCGCCGTCCGGACCGGACGCGTCGCTGCGCCCGGCACCGTGGCAGCCGCCCGATCTCCCGCTCGTCCCGGTCGAGCCGGGTCGTGGGACACCTCGAACGGCCGCACGCGCCCCCGTGGTGTCGCCACACTACGCACGGCAGGTCACACGACGATTGAGGACCGGCCGAGACATGGCGACGGAATGGTCACTCGACGTGACCGAAGCGTGTTCGGGCTCCCGCACGCGTCGCGGTCCCCCTCCGGACCGCGACGCGCCCATGACCCTAGCGCCCCAGGTGTGAGGGCCCGGTCAACGACGGTGGAGATCCGCCCCACGCGCGGGGGGCGGAGGCCGGTCAGCTCGCGCCGAGCCGCTCCAGGATCAGTTCCCGCGCGCGGCCGGCGTCGGCCTGGCCGCGGGTGGCCTTCATCACCGCGCCCACGAGCGCACCGGCCGCGGCGACCTTGCCCCCGCGCACCTTGTCGGCGGCGTCGGGGTTGGCCGCGATGGCCTCGTCGACCGCGGCGCCGAGCGCGGAGTCGTCGCTGACGACCTTCAGGCCGCGGGCCTCGACCACGGCGTCGGGCTCTCCCTCACCGGCCAGGACGCCCTCGACCACCTGGCGGGCGAGCTTGTTGGTGAGCGTGCCCTCGGCGACCAGCGCGATGATCCGCGCCACCTGGGCCGGGGTGATGGGCAGAGCGGACAGCTCCACCTCCTGCTCCGTCGCGCGGCGGGAGAGCTCGTTGAGCCACAGCTTGCGCGCCTCGCCGGAGGGCGCCCCGGCCGCGACGGTGGCCGCGACCAGCTCGATGGCGTCGGCGTTGACCAGATCGCGCAGCTCGGTGTCGCTGAGCTCCCACTCGGTGCGCACCCGCGCGCGCTTGGCGGCGGGCAGCTCGGGCAGGCCGGCGCGCAGCTCCTCGATCCACTCCTCGGTGGGCGCGACGGGGACGAGGTCGGGGTCCGGGAAGTACCGGTAGTCCTGGGCCTCTTCCTTGCTGCGGCCGGAGGTGCTGCGACCGGTGTTCTCCTGGAAGTGACGGGTCTCCTGGACCACGCGCTCACCGGCGTTCAGGACGCCGGCCTGGCGCTCGATCTCGGAGCGGACCGCGCGCTCCACCGAGCGCAGGGAGTTGACGTTCTTGGTCTCGCTGCGGGTGCCCCACTCCGTGGCGCCGCGCTCGTTGATGGAGACGTTGACGTCGCAGCGCATGGAGCCCTCCTCCATGCGCACGTCGGAGATGCCCAGGGAGCGGACGAGGTCGCGCAGCTCGGCGGCGTAGGCGCGCGCCACGAGGGGGGCCAGCTCGCCGGTGCCGGTGATCGGCCTGGTCACGATCTCCAGCAGCGGGATGCCCGCGCGGTTGTAGTCGACGATCGAGTGCGAGGCGCCGTGGATCCGACCGGTGGAGCCGCCCACGTGGGTCGACTTGCCGGTGTCCTCCTCCATGTGGACGCGCTCGATCTCCACGCGGAACTCGCGCGGGCCGTCGGGGGTGTCGACGGTGACGTCGAGGTGGCCGTCCACGCAGATCGGCTCGTCGTACTGCGAGATCTGGTAGTTCTTCGGCATGTCCGGATAGAAGTAGTTCTTCCGGGCGAACCGGCCCCAGGGCGCGATGGAGCAGTTCAGGGCCAGACCCAGCCGGATGGCCCCCTCGACCGCCTTGGCGTTGACGACCGGCAGCGAGCCGGGCATGGCCAGGCAGACCGGGCACACCTGGGTGTTCGGCTCGGCGCCGAAACCGGTGGGGCAGGAGCAGAACATCTTCGAGGCGGTGCCCAGCTCGATGTGGGTCTCCAGCCCGAGCACGGGCTCGTAGGTCGCCAGAGCCGTCTCGTAGTCCACCGGGGTGGGACCACTGTGGGTGGCAGGGCTTGGAGTTACCGCGTGGGCCATCGCCGCGAACCCGTTTCCGTAGAGGACATACCTTCGGGTCCAGCCTACCGAGCGCGCGGGGGTGGCCGACCCGCCCCGCACGTCACCGCCCGCGGGCCGGCGTGCGACCCCCGCCACCTGCCCCCGGCGCCGCCCGCGCCGGTACACGCTTCGTGACGCAACGGAACGACGATGCCAAGGAGAGATGTCACGGACAGCGCACGATTGGGCCACTGTGGGGCGGATCTACCGTCACCCAGTGTGTCGCGCGGTTATTCTGAGTCTCCACCTTGATCACCCCGCCGGCCGGCCCCACAGCGGCCTGCCGTCCGTCCACCGGGAGCAGAACATGAGGGGCATCCCGCTTCGGTGCGCCGCTCTGGTGGCTTCCGCCGGACTCTTCGGCGCCCTGACCGGCACACCGGCCGCCGCGGCCGACGACTTCTCCCGTGTCGACCGCGATCCCGTCGGCGGCGCGGAGCTCGTGCTCGACGACGGACGAGCCGTCGACACCGCCCTGTTCAGCCTGCGCGTGGGCGAGCGCGAGTCCGTGCGGGCCTACGCGACCCGCGTCGACGAGCAGGTCCGTCCGCGCACGGCCTACGTGGAGTCGAGCTGGTCGGACCGCGAGGGCTGGTCGCAGGTGCCCGAGGCCGCCGACCCGGCCGACCGCGCGAGCTGGATCGTCGCCAACTCCTACCCCCGCGTGGCCCTGACACCGCTGGCGGTGGGCGCGGGCACGCTGCACGTGGACGAGGCCCAGGCGATCGCCGGGACGCAGGCCGCGCTGTGGCACGTGCTCGACGGGGCCGAACCGGACCGCGACGCCAACGACGCCGCGGTCCTGGCCGTCTACGACCTCCTGGTCCAGGGCAGCGCCGAGGCGGTGGACACCGCCGCGGAGCCGTCCCTGGCGGTCTCGCCGACCCAGCTGGAGGCGGTCGCCCCCCAGGCCCCGCTCGGCCCGCTCACCGTGGGCAGTTCCGGATCGGGGAGCCTGCGGCTGTCGGTCCACGGCGCTCCCGCCTCGTGGCTGGTCGACGGCGAGGGACAACAGGTCTCCCTGGCCCGGGACGGCGACAAGCTCTACCTCGACGTGGACCCCTCGGTCCAGGCGGGCGTGGCGACCGTCCACGTGCACGGCACTCACGTGCCCCTGCCCGAGGGCCGGCTCTTCGCCGGCCGGGACGGCGCCAGCACCCAGCCGCTCGTGACGGCGGAGCCGGGCGTGATGGACACGTCCGCCGGCGCGACGCTGACGTGGCACCGGAGCACGCCCTCCGAGCCGGACGCCGACGAGGCGGTCGAGAGCGAGGAGCCGGTCGTGGAGGAGGAACCCGCGACCGCGGCGCCCGAACCCGGGAGCGCCCGGGTGGAGGAGCCCGTGACCTCGGAAAGCCCGTCCGCGACCGATGACCGAATCCCCGACGACGACCTGGCCTCGACCGGGACCTGGCTGTCCGCCCTTCTGGTCATCGCGGGCGCCCTGATCGTGTCCGGCCTGCTCATCCTCGTGCTCGGTCGCCGCCGCCGCGGTTGACGCGCACCCCCCGCCACCTGCGACGGAACTCGTCCGCCTTTTCTGACGAGCAATGCGGTCCGGATTCGACCCGATTTGTCCATGCCCGATTCGCATCACATTTTCCGACAACCGGGTTGGAAGTGGCCTATGTGGTCGCTAGTATCAGCCGAGCGACCTTCACGACGAGCGCGGCCCGCTCCCGCGTTGGCGAACCACACCGGATGACGCGCCTACCCCACGGGTGCCTCGCATCGACGTCCCCCAGGACCCGGTTGTGGTGACCGCCCAAGACGGCCCCATCAGGATTCGTGCCGCCGTCGGTGATGGCACCGAGGAATTCCTGCCGCCCGTTCTACCTGAACTGGCGTTTTCCACCGGGCACCCCTAAACGACACCGGGACACAACTTGACGAAGATCTCCCTCACCCGTTCCGCGGGGCGCGCGGGCATCGCCGCCGGCGCCGCCGCCCTGCTGGCCTTCGGCCTGGCCGCCCCCGCCTCCGCCGACCCCGTGCGCGCCCAGTACACGGGCAACGCCGAGACCGGCACCACGATCAAGATGAACGGCCAGAACACCGGCACGAACCTCTTCCGGCTGCAGCTGGAGGACGGCACCGAGCTCACCGCGTACTGCATCGACCTCGAGACCGGTATCCGCTCCAGCGCCTGGTACCACGAGAACGAGTGGGCCAACTACCCGGGCGAGGGCGAGTTCACGGAGCCCGCCAAGGTCCACTGGATCCTGCAGAACAGCTACCCGGAGAAGACCGCCGCGGAGCTGGCCGAGGCCGCGGGCGTGGAGAACCGCCGGTTCGGCGACGAGCAGGCGCTGGCCGCCACCCAGGCCGCGATCTGGCACTTCAGCAACGGCGCCGAGCTGTCCGGCGAGCGCCCCGACGGTGTCCGCGAGGTCTACGACTACCTCATCGGCGCGGCCGAGGACCTGCCGCAGACCGCGGAGCCCGACGCCTCGCTGAGCATCACCCCCGAGTCCGCCTCCGGCGAGGCCGGCGGCGTCATCGGCGAGTTCGAGATCTCCACCAGCGCCTCCGAGGTCCCGGTCGTCCTGGGCGACGACGTCCCCGAGGGCGTCGAGCTGGTCGATCTGGAGACCGGCGAGCCCGTCGCCGCGGTCAACGACGGCGACACGGTCGGCTTCAACGTCCCCGAGGACGCCGAGGAGGGCACCGCCTCCTTCAGCCTGTCGACCACCGCCATGGTGCAGACCGGCCGTCTCTTCCTGGGCGAGGACCCCGACAAGGCCACCCAGACCCTCATCACCGCCGAGGGCGGCGAGGCCACGGTCTCCGCCTCCGCGGGCGTCGACTGGACCGCCGCCGGCGAGGAGCCCCCGGCCACCGACGGTCCCTCCGACGAGCCGTCCGACACGCCCTCGCCGACCGACGGTCCCTCCGACGAGCCGTCCGAGACGCCCGCGCCGACCGACGAGCCCAGTGACAAGCCGTCGGCCCCGGCCGACGACAACAACTCGCCCAGCCTGCCGGTGACCGGTGGCGCGCTGGCCGGCCTGGTCGCGGCCGGTGTGGCCGCTCTGGGCGCCGGTGGTGGCGCGATCTACCTGAGCCGCCGCCGCAAGGCCGCCGACACCACGGACGTGGAGGGCTAACCCCTTCCGTCCCCGGTGACGCGTGAGGGCCCGCCCGTGCGAGAGATCGCACGGACGGGCCCTCCGTCGTTTCCGGGGGCTGTGCCGAGGCCGGGAGCAGCCGGTGTGCTCCGGACACACGCGTGCCCGCCGTGTCGGACACGGCGGGCACGGGCACGAGCGCGGCGAGCGCTCAGGTGAACAGCGCTAGCGCTGGACGGCGTAGGGGCTGCGGGCCAGCAGGTCGCCGTCGCGCTCCGCCAGGGTCCGCTCCACGGCCGCCGCCACCCGGTAAGTGCGGTCGTCGGCCAGCGGCGGCGCCATGATCTGGAAGCCGACGGGCAGGCCGTCCTCGGGCGCCAGGCCGCACGGCACCGACAGCGACGCGTTCCCGGCCAGGTTGGACGGGATCGTGCACAGGTCGGCCAGGTACATGGCCATCGGGTCCTCCGAGCGCTCCCCGATCGGGAACGCGGTGGTGGGCGTGGTCGGCGAGACCAGCACGTCCACGTTCTCGAACGCGGCGTCGAAGTCGCGCTTGATCAGGGTGCGCACCTGCTGGGCGCTGCCGTAGTAGGCGTCGTAGTAGCCGCTCGACAGGGCGTAGGTGCCCAGGATGATCCGGCGCTTGACCTCGGCGCCGAAGCCCTGGGCCCGGGTCAGCGACATGACCTCCTCGGCGCTGCGCGTGCCGTCGTCGCCCACCCGCAGCCCGTAGCGCATCGCGTCGAAGCGGGCCAGGTTGGAGGAGCACTCGCTCGGCGCGATGAGGTAGTAGGCCGACAGGGCCGCGTCGAAGCTCGGGCAGGACAGCTCCACGATCTTGGCGCCCAGGGACTCCAGGAGCTCCAGGGTCTCGTGGAAGCGCTGGCGCACGCCCGGCTGGAAGCCGTCGCTGTCCAGCTCCTTGACCACGCCCACGCGCAGGCCCTCGACGTCCCCGAGGCGGGCGGCGTCGACGACCGGCGGCACCGGGGCGTCGATGGAGGTGGAGTCACGGGGGTCGTGGCCGGAGAAGGCCTCGTGGAGCAGGGCGGCGTCGAGCACGTTGCGCGCGAACGGGCCCGGGGTGTCCAGCGAGGAGGCGAACGCGATCATCCCGTAGCGGGACGAGCCGCCGTAGGTGGGCTTGGCGCCGACCAGGCCGCACACGGCGGCCGGCTGGCGGATGGACCCGCCGGTGTCGGTGCCGGTGGC
This region includes:
- a CDS encoding bifunctional diguanylate cyclase/phosphodiesterase; translated protein: MGIRARRLWTTALGALFLLYVAGTFVPAAQSTVTAVMAEWPTSLAAGLAGVSLLYASRRWAATGADHDAQADGADGPAALGNLGLASLAWAAGGVTHGITRLFGSSSVLSLTLGDLFALAALPLFVVGFTRFAPWPGGLRTAVRHITDSYVCAAAIFSVVWLLLFAPQYRELGEGAGVLGFALVYPVADIVVLCLLIPLVFMSPHSTRRAVLLAISALIVIAGADLIGAVSRLTGPPVAGGIEYPVKFLGFALLGALPWLVEHRPGSAPRRITGRGLYRFAPELAAVGALGLASIVLTVAALRLPGVAPVLPLAAGTAVLVLLLRVLGMLEENATLARMVLNREAHFHELARNSGDVILILDRDGGVFYVSPGTAEAFGYRLDDVLAAPVTALIHPEDLARTKAVNDLFGNRSGQGVHLRLRVRAADGTWRHTESTVSLYEQPGEPDRLLVTTRDISAQVALQDEVEHLTFHDGVTGLPNRAYLEERASDVLAHRAISDDPDTDIACVFLDLDGFTAVNDSAGHVRGDHLLGQAARRLRGELDSSGTLARWGGDEFAVLVEGVTRAQRVVDLAERLGRVIASEPFQVADRDILLTASIGVAFAEPTSDSGELLRNADVAMTRAKERGSGHVEVYAAHMHDTVVSRLELQIRLREALANGEFFLEYQPIVDLESSQVTAVEALVRWNRDGEIVGPDDFIGAAEESGLIVPLGEWILREACQKVAVWRVSDWDIGLSVNLSVKQVLSDRFVSTVERVLAESGLPAEVLTLEVDEEVLLDDVGEAVLRLGELRALGVLLAIDDYGMGYASLAHLRELSVDAIKIDPLFTADLGRDDTVTLLTHTIIQLGRDLGVQVVAEGIERAEQLEQLRTMGCDRGQGFLVARPMPASGVESLVGGESGVNL
- the gatB gene encoding Asp-tRNA(Asn)/Glu-tRNA(Gln) amidotransferase subunit GatB codes for the protein MDYETALATYEPVLGLETHIELGTASKMFCSCPTGFGAEPNTQVCPVCLAMPGSLPVVNAKAVEGAIRLGLALNCSIAPWGRFARKNYFYPDMPKNYQISQYDEPICVDGHLDVTVDTPDGPREFRVEIERVHMEEDTGKSTHVGGSTGRIHGASHSIVDYNRAGIPLLEIVTRPITGTGELAPLVARAYAAELRDLVRSLGISDVRMEEGSMRCDVNVSINERGATEWGTRSETKNVNSLRSVERAVRSEIERQAGVLNAGERVVQETRHFQENTGRSTSGRSKEEAQDYRYFPDPDLVPVAPTEEWIEELRAGLPELPAAKRARVRTEWELSDTELRDLVNADAIELVAATVAAGAPSGEARKLWLNELSRRATEQEVELSALPITPAQVARIIALVAEGTLTNKLARQVVEGVLAGEGEPDAVVEARGLKVVSDDSALGAAVDEAIAANPDAADKVRGGKVAAAGALVGAVMKATRGQADAGRARELILERLGAS
- a CDS encoding thioester domain-containing protein, which codes for MRGIPLRCAALVASAGLFGALTGTPAAAADDFSRVDRDPVGGAELVLDDGRAVDTALFSLRVGERESVRAYATRVDEQVRPRTAYVESSWSDREGWSQVPEAADPADRASWIVANSYPRVALTPLAVGAGTLHVDEAQAIAGTQAALWHVLDGAEPDRDANDAAVLAVYDLLVQGSAEAVDTAAEPSLAVSPTQLEAVAPQAPLGPLTVGSSGSGSLRLSVHGAPASWLVDGEGQQVSLARDGDKLYLDVDPSVQAGVATVHVHGTHVPLPEGRLFAGRDGASTQPLVTAEPGVMDTSAGATLTWHRSTPSEPDADEAVESEEPVVEEEPATAAPEPGSARVEEPVTSESPSATDDRIPDDDLASTGTWLSALLVIAGALIVSGLLILVLGRRRRG
- a CDS encoding Cys-Gln thioester bond-forming surface protein, with translation MTKISLTRSAGRAGIAAGAAALLAFGLAAPASADPVRAQYTGNAETGTTIKMNGQNTGTNLFRLQLEDGTELTAYCIDLETGIRSSAWYHENEWANYPGEGEFTEPAKVHWILQNSYPEKTAAELAEAAGVENRRFGDEQALAATQAAIWHFSNGAELSGERPDGVREVYDYLIGAAEDLPQTAEPDASLSITPESASGEAGGVIGEFEISTSASEVPVVLGDDVPEGVELVDLETGEPVAAVNDGDTVGFNVPEDAEEGTASFSLSTTAMVQTGRLFLGEDPDKATQTLITAEGGEATVSASAGVDWTAAGEEPPATDGPSDEPSDTPSPTDGPSDEPSETPAPTDEPSDKPSAPADDNNSPSLPVTGGALAGLVAAGVAALGAGGGAIYLSRRRKAADTTDVEG
- the gatA gene encoding Asp-tRNA(Asn)/Glu-tRNA(Gln) amidotransferase subunit GatA, with amino-acid sequence MSDVIGLTAAELGTAIGTGEVSSEEATTAYLDRVSSVDGEIGAFLHVDRDVALAQARAVDARRAAGDELGPLAGVPVAHKDVFSTTDMPTTAASKILEGWRPPYDATVTARLREAGLVILGKTNMDEFAMGSSTENSAYQVTRNPWDTDRIPGGSSGGSSAAVAAFEAPLATGTDTGGSIRQPAAVCGLVGAKPTYGGSSRYGMIAFASSLDTPGPFARNVLDAALLHEAFSGHDPRDSTSIDAPVPPVVDAARLGDVEGLRVGVVKELDSDGFQPGVRQRFHETLELLESLGAKIVELSCPSFDAALSAYYLIAPSECSSNLARFDAMRYGLRVGDDGTRSAEEVMSLTRAQGFGAEVKRRIILGTYALSSGYYDAYYGSAQQVRTLIKRDFDAAFENVDVLVSPTTPTTAFPIGERSEDPMAMYLADLCTIPSNLAGNASLSVPCGLAPEDGLPVGFQIMAPPLADDRTYRVAAAVERTLAERDGDLLARSPYAVQR